DNA sequence from the Coccidioides posadasii str. Silveira chromosome 5, complete sequence genome:
ATGAGCATCCTGCGGTTTTGCAGGGACATCAAAGTATTTGATTTGCTTTCGATGTTGTGGTCTATATCCAACTCTACCTGTCACACAAGCTGTCGGAGTCAGGTTGATGCGTGAGGTGCCTTCGTCCTTCACTATTTGACATGTCACTCTTTTGAAAAACCTAAGTCCTGTGCGTCTACTTTACGCGTGATATAAGTCTCGTTGACAAGCAAATTTTCGCTCTCAATTTGAATCAATAGCAGTGGACGCGCGAATTAATATAGATAACAGGTGTAGACAAGATCCACAGGTGCTGTACGTAATGTGCCAGGCACCGTAACGcgcgtacggagtatacgcaaaatgtacggagtagctaTGGACTTCATGCTTCGGAGATTTTTCAGGACTCGGACACCCATATGTTCGATCGCCGATCTTTCCCTCCGCTGTCCTGGTCGGATAGGTGTGCTGCAAACATTTGGCGTCGGGACGGTGGGGGACGACTCGTCAGTCGGGTATTGCTCGATGGTGAACCCTGGGTTCCCAGCCCActgttttattttcactTCTGCACGCCTGGAGATAGTCTGGGCCCTGCTCACCCCACCGAGAGCACTAATATCATCAAAAATAAGAGTTAAAAGAGGGGAAATGCGAACGTGCACGGCGGAGAAGCTGCGCAACTTTGTgaaggtactccgtaggttCCGTACTGGGGCATGCGCGAGACCTCAAGATCTGCCGTTCCGTACGCGCTCATCCAAACACGTGGCTAAGTGAGAAGGTTAGGTACTCACGGTGAAAGTCGGCGGATGCGTCGGCGATCTCACAATTAACGGCCTGCAGACGATCTGGTTGATGTGCTCGAACCATTCGTCGAGGTCAGGATGCGCTCGGAAACTTCACTTGGCGACCGATCGGCGTTCCTGCACGCTAGTACTCGTAAGCTTGGCTGGAATCTGAGGACGTGACGTCGATGCGGTCCCCGACAGCGGGGGGAGGAGGGGGCGTCGGGGCCTTATAGGCGCTGGGGATGCCTTTAGAACAGCACCTATGGGGAGGGGCGTCGGGGTGTCTTCTACCCGTACGGCGCCTGTAACGCTCCAGACTCCCAGCGAGGCAACCCTCGGCCTTGGCAGGTTCCGGGCTGGCATGTTTGGCTGGTTTGTGTGTGTGCAGCGGCCAACCACAGCGGACGACGCCCTGGACCTGGCAGCGCTGCCAATTTTTGGCGGGCGCTCGCAACCTGTGTCGAAGCTGTCAAGTCCGCCGCTTACGTGTTCCAGGGATGCTGGCCTGATTTTTTGGTCGCTGATTGTGCTTATCCGTGGGCTGGGGATCGTCTCTTTCATCGCCAACCTCCACACATACACGCATACACCCAGCCATGTGTGCTGGTCAACaagaaataatataaaatGTCGCACATAACCATGCAATTGACCCAATTCTGGTTCAGTTTGATGTTTCCAGAATTGCTGACCAACAGCAACCTCTCTGTTTGCCCCTGGGCCTCTTAGCTAGTTATCTGACTTTTTTGACGTCTGGTTCTTCCCCGACTGGTTCCTAGTATCGGCCAAGTTTGGAGCCCCCTCCCTCTCCATCCGATATCTGAGACAGATGCCACACAGTACCATGCCGGCGCTACCGCTCATCCTATCACATCCAGATAACCACACATTGGGCTGATTTCCCCCGGTTGTGGTCACTTGCGGCTTGATCCTGCCTGCGGCTTGTCTTCGCATCATTCTTTGCCGCACGCTCGCTCGTTGCTGGAGTTGTGAACTCTTTTTCACAGCTTTCACCAAGGATAACATTTTCACTTGTTTCATCATTCATTCGGTTTCTTCCTCTTGGTTCCATCCACAAACATTCTTTTTGTTGTTGGCCATATCAACTTTGTAAactcatcatcttcattcCCATCTTTCGCCCTTGCGCCCATCAACCATGGCTGCACCCCCGGACCGAGCTACCAGGCATAATCGTATGATGAGCTTTACCAGCAACAAATCGGAAAAGAGCTCCAAGACGCATAAGAGCCGTGACTCTAAGCCTAAAGTTACCCTGATCGAGAGTCACAGGGAGAAAGAAGCAAATAGAATCCATACTCATGCCGATCCCACTCGCGCAATCAGTGAAGCTCAGCCATGTATGTCGAGAAGcacttttcttcttcttgccttcttcttttttattattttttattttttatctttttttctttccgtATCTCATTGGTATATGATGCTAACGCGCGGCCAGCGGCGATTGCATTGGAGAAGTCGAACTTGGAGTCTCTGCGTGGTATCCAGCATAAAGATCGATTTGGCAACGTCATCAGTGAGTGTGCTCTACGCGTGTATGGCGAGAGATATGGGTTTCTGCCGAGATAGGGCTGCTGACGTGAgacttctttttctttgtgaTTCTAGCGGATCCTGACCTTTCGAATCCTACGCGCCATCGCTTCGAGCGTCCTCTTGATACCATCCGGGCCTTTGAGGCGGCAATCGACGGAACTTACAACAGCCGTAGACTCTCTTACGCCAGAGGTAATATGACGATGAATTGGGGAAGAATACAGGGTACTAACGTCCCTACAGATGACAGTGTGAATGGTCAGAGTCGCCCAACTAGCTATTTCGGAGGTAtgtttgctgctgctggaGGCGGTTTCGACATCGCCTGTGTGTCCTAAATTAACTTGAATGCCGTCACAGATCCTCGCGGCAATCTTACACTCCCAACACGCGGCTACAGCGACCAAAACAATCACTATAACACTCGCGGTTTTCAGTCAAGACGGGATAGTTATGTCGATGCATACGGTGACTCTGGCCATAACCAGTACAATAGCTACCATGACGCCCAGCCTCGCCGCCCACGTCACGCGGGACGCCCGCACAACGACCAATGGGGACCCCCACAAAACGGTTACGTACAGCAGCAAGGTCAATATCAGTCGTACGATAGTGGATCTGCCTCCGGCTCCGGAAACCATTCCATGGACCATTTAGCTCAGTCTACCGACCCGAGTTCCCTGAGTAGCTCTAGAGACGGCCTGCAGCAGCAACCATATCAACAGCAGCCATCGCAACCACCGCAGCTACAGCACCTCCAACAGCAGTtacaacagcagcagcaacagaaGAAAATCGAGGCACAAATTGGAGAAGCTTACGGATTTACAGGATTCGGCACTGATCCCCAGTTGAATAACTCGCAGCCACCTTTCCAATCTTTGAGCAACGGATCATCTAGTGCAAACCACACGAATGGGGTTACGCAGAGAGATGGTTATGCCAGCGAAGCACTCGCCCCTGCACCTCCGCCAAAGCAGACAACCCAAGTCACCGTCGAACCTGCTCGCAAAGACTCTTTCATGCAGAAAGCAAAGATATCGACCGAGAAGCGGAAGAGCTGGTTCAAACGACTTAGCAAGGGCTAAATGTGAGGTAACCAAGATCTTGACAGAGGTTGTTGCCATCTTAACTTTGGGCTGAAGATTATCAACTGCTTTTTTAATCTCACGAGATAcgatttcttttcttttcctaCTTGATGCGTGATGAATCTGATCAAATGCTATTGCTCGGGTGGGTGGATTCGGGGAAATAGCGAAAGAATGGGTATTCGAATTTTTCTGAGTTATTCTCCGATGTGATCCTTTTTTGCCTTTCTTTGtgtctttattttttttttgtgttctCTTTCCTGATGTTTATGCCTTCTTGAGAATATGGGATAATTGCCACTCAATTCCTTTTACATATCTATGTTGATGCCTTTCATTTTGCGTCCGGAATGGCCTGGGTTTGGGGTTTGGAGAGCTGGATTTCACGATGACTATGtacattttctttttttttttttcttcttctgcgtTGTTTTGCTTTTCGGGGGAAACGACAATTAGGGGGGGTTATGAATTCGTTGAATTTGCTTTCCAAGGGTATCTTTTAAAAAGTTACTCGTTTCAAAACACATTGGTGCATCGGCGGCATTTGAGACTTGAGCTATCTGGGATCGTTTGCGAGGGAGATGGTTATACGGCTTTTGACGCATGAGAATGTACCTATTTGCTAATGAAGATTGTACTATGAGACTAACAAACATTGGACATGgggtttgtcaattttccCTTGCGATTCAAATATCTCAATTCCTTAGCTATCAAGAGCTCACGTTCAAGTTACACTCGAAAGTTATCAAAGAGACACCAAGAATGCAACAGACCGTCAATTATTCCAAAAAAATATACGCGCCCATTCCATCCATTCCCATGATCAAGTACATACTCTGCAATATTACacagcaaaaaaaaaaaaaagaaaaaaaaaaaagaggaaagacAGAGATATAAAAAATGGCATCTCGTATCTTCGGTTcacttcatcttcttcgtctCTTCCTTGTTTCCCCGTAATTGTTGCTGCTCCCGCAGTTGCTCTTGATCCCCCTTATCCTCCCTCATCGCGACAACGATATACGAGAACAAGATGAGATTGGCCGTGATCGCGGCCGTGGCACCGGCGTAGGTTGTGTTCCCATCAAAGACATAATTGACGCTGTAGAAATAGGCGGAGAGAGGGAGGACAAGGACGGCGACGGAATAGATAATGAGTTTCCAGAGGACTTGTCTGAAGGGGCGGGTCAGTTAGAGGGAAGCGTGGGAATCTTTGTCTTGAAAGGGAAGAGGAGAACGTTACTGAGGGTAGCCGGGGAGGTCGCGGAGTTGGATCGCCTCGCGGTGCTCTAGTTCGCCAGGCTGTCGCGGTTGCTGGTCGGGAGGAGGAGAGGTGGTGATGGATTCTTTGGTGGGGTTGCGGCGGGTTGCCATTTTTCGCTGTTGTTTCTTTTGCTATGCGATTGCTTTGGATTGCTGGGCGGCTTGGATGGGATCGGGGTGATTTGGCAGGTTTGTTATtctaaagatctggttgttaACTTGGAGAGAAGGGAGGGTGGAAAGGTGTTCGgggaattttttttctcaacAAGGTGGTATTTTCGTTTACCGTCGCGACGAGTTGCTGGCGTTGGAACTAACTGTTGGTGCTGGTGGAGCCTAGAAGTTGGGGGATCTTGGAAGCTCCATCCGGGCGGGCCTGGGCGCCGCGGGTGTCGCTAGCTTCATTGGGTCTAGGCGCTGCTTGGGCCCCAGCTCTCGGCGCTAGATCCAGAAACATCACCCATCGAATGGCATCACGAACAGGGGTATCACCATCGTGGTCATTATCCCGGCGGACAGCCCGCGCTCAGATCCAATTGACGATATGTAGCAGTTACATGTAGCTCGTCTTCTTATAGCTGCATTGAAATTATAGGTGCCTGACATCTCAAGGCTGCTGTCAGCACAGCTACAAGGAATCGGGGCAGATCGCCATCACTAGAGAGCCAGGATTACAAGCACATAGATATTTAGAAGCCCACAACTCCGTATGAATGAATGTTAGATCCTAGAAGACTTTGCGGAGTCCACTGCCTACTGCCGCTACAATACATACAGTACTATCTACAGAGTATGTTCAGCTGAGAATGGATATGTAGCACGTGAATGCAGACGTAGTGACTCCATAGCTAGCCTAGCTacctcttttttcctttttctttttttattttttttttttcaattgACATTGTGCAGCCATCAGTAACAACAAAGTGTGAATCAATACTCTGGATATCATCTTTCATCCCAATACTACTGTTACCAGTGGTGACTGGGACTCTTCCTCTGCGTCAAGCCCAATCAATGCCTTTtgaatgaaaaaaaaaaaaagagaccACTTTAATACCACGTGACCGCGTGTTTTGGTGGCGGCGCGTCTGCGGCTCCATTTCCACGCGCCACTCACCGCAGAGCAGCGGCAGAAGCGGCGGCCGTGCAGAACGTGAAAATTGTGGAGAGCAGCACCAGCCGTATCTTTTCCGCTGCAGTCAGTCTGACTTCAACCTCACCTCATCCCTGCTCAGCAAGGACAGGTGCACTGTCCAGTGACCCTCAGGCAGTGCAGACCTGAGCTTTGTCAGATCTGCTTCCATTCACACTTTTCAATggtcttttttttattccaTATTATGTACAGAGTATTTGATACCCAAATGTTCTGCGGATGATTGTGTCCTCCCATCTCCCTAACTGCTGAATCTACTGCCCAAAGCGGAACTCTATTCACCATGGTAGACCGCATTCTTGATACTCCCATTCGCAAGGGCGCCCTTGCTGGCGAGTCAATACCTCCAGAATCGGATTGTTCCGAAGATGAAACTATTGCGACCGTCCCGCTCTATCCACACCTCCAAGCGCCAGCAACACAATCGTCCACAATACCCACACAAGCCCCATTGTACACTCAAAGAATGACTCAACCCACACAATTAATCGACCGTGCAACCTCTCCACAAAGTTCTCCACTTCGCAATCCTCCCGTCGTCCAAGTTGCTACCTCTTCCCCCCTGGCTCCGTCTACCTCTACTCGCTACCCTAAACCCGGAACACTATCTACCTCCATCGCACCCAGTGGTACTCGTTTTCGCCCTCCAGCCATGGCGGCCCCGGTGAAAAGAACACCCGTGATTGATTTGGAGGACGATGGACCTACCTACCGCGGTGGCTCCTCAGATGATGACGAACACCTCGGAGCGACTGATATCAAGCCCTCTACTTTCATTAAAGCCTCTAAAACCCTTGAGAAAGCACGTGTGGCTGAATCACCCGTGGCTGCAAGCAGCTCGGCAAAGTTCAAAGAGATCACCGCTGCGGCATTCTACAACCCAAGCGCCACGAACACACCCCCCGTCAAGCGACAGGCAGATACCAGTGCCCCTCAAGGTCCTTCAGCGAAACGACCGCGAAGCCACCCCGGATCGCCTGTTCCTAACGCCCTCAAGCTTGCGGACatagaagatttcaatattCGAATCAAGGTCGAACGGATTCGCAACGTTTTTCCAAACAAGTCCATCCAAACATGCTTAGATGCGTTGCTtgagaaaaaaggaaattaTGAAGACGCAGTGGATTATATGGGGAAATTGGAAGATTCTGCTCCTAACATTATTACCTCTGAAGATGAGCTTAGTCTCGACCACAAACGTGCCCCAGCAGCTGTCCCCGCCAAACAGcagatcaaagcaagaaCTCGTATCCAAGATAAGTGGGCGGCTGGTCAGCGAATGGGTCAAAAGCCAAACAATGCTGAACCTGCCCAGTCACGCCGTCGATTGATTAGAGGAACTAGGTCTCGTCAAATTTCTCCTATTTCTTCTCCTATTCGACCGACTAATGCTGGGGTTACTAAGAAACCCGGGCGGCTCATTAGAGGTAGAAGGAACCGTTCTCCCTCTCAATCAGAGTCTTCTGCGTTATCTCTTGTGGAGTCCGATTCATCAGATTCCGCTCCCGAGGAATCGGAGGACGACGGCTCGCTTCAAGACAAGGTCTTAAAATTCTTCAACACCTGCTCTGCAGATGACCTTGCCGATATTGCCGAACTTACTCCTGATCTTACTACCCATTTTATGTCCAAACGTCCGTTCACCTCTCTGGATCAAGTGCGCAAAATTTCCGTTGAAGAAGCTCAGCCCAAAGTAACGAAAAGTCGGAAGCCGAAGAAGCCGCTGGGCGACAAAGTCGTTGACAAGTGTATCGACATGTGGACTGGCTATGAAGCCGTTGATGCACTTGTCAAGCAATGCGAAGCTTTGGGCAAACCCATTGCTGATGAGATGAAAAAATGGGGCGTCGATATCTTCGGTGCTAAGACAGCGGGAGAGTTGGAGTTGGTTTCCTTGGACAAACCGCGTTCTTCTCACGATTCCGGCGTTGGCACTCCTTCCAGTCAAAGCAGTGAATCAGGCGAGAAGAAGTTCATTGGACAGCCTTCCATCATGAGCGAGAACATTAAAATGAAGGATTATCAGATCGTGGGGATCAATTGGCTAAGCCTGCTTTTCGAACAGAAACTAAGCTGCATTCTTGCTGATGACATGGGCTTGGGGAAAACTTGTCAGGTCATCGCTTTCCTCGCTCATCTTTTCGAAAAGGGTGTCAACGGTCCTCATCTTGTTGTTGTCCCATCATCTACTCTGGAGAATTGGCTTCGCGAATTTTCAGTCTTTTGTCCAAAGCTGAATGTCATGCCATACTACGCCGGTCTAAAGGAACGAGCATTTATCCGCGATGAAATCGAAACAAACCGTGATAATATCAATGTTGTCATCACTACATACACCATTGCCAAAGCCAAGGTTGACGCAGGGTTTCTCGCTTCAATGGATTTCTGCGCTTGTGTGTACGATGAAGGACATATGCTGAAGAGCAGCAAATCCCAGCTTTACAACAAACTTATTCGCATTCCTGCGCAGTTTCGCCTCCTTCTCACAGGAACTCCACTGCAAAACAATCTCCAGGAGCTGGCTTCCCTATTGGGATTCATTCTACCTCATGTGTTCAAGGAACGGAAAGATgatcttgaatatattttCAGCGCAAAAGCCAAAACGATTGACACCCATTCCGCTCTACTATCAGCACAGCGAATCGCAAGAGCAAAGTCCATGCTTACTCCTTTTGTCCTTCGCCGCAAGAAACATCAAGTGATTGATTTGCCGCCTAAAATTACTCGGGTTGAATATTGCACAATGAATGATGCgcagcaagagatttaccAAAACGAGACGGAAACAGTTCGTCGTATCATTGCTGAACGTGCAGCTGGCAAGAAGGTTGGAAACAAATCAACAAATATTCTTATGAAATTGCGACAGGCTGCGATTCACCCGTTGTTTTATCGTCGTCACTACGATGACAAGACACTAAGTCGGATCTCAAAGGCTTGCTTAAAGGATCCAAAGTGGGCGATGTCGGATCCGGATGCGATCTATG
Encoded proteins:
- a CDS encoding uncharacterized protein (BUSCO:126037at4751~EggNog:ENOG410PG2X~COG:B~BUSCO:925at33183), with the translated sequence MVDRILDTPIRKGALAGESIPPESDCSEDETIATVPLYPHLQAPATQSSTIPTQAPLYTQRMTQPTQLIDRATSPQSSPLRNPPVVQVATSSPLAPSTSTRYPKPGTLSTSIAPSGTRFRPPAMAAPVKRTPVIDLEDDGPTYRGGSSDDDEHLGATDIKPSTFIKASKTLEKARVAESPVAASSSAKFKEITAAAFYNPSATNTPPVKRQADTSAPQGPSAKRPRSHPGSPVPNALKLADIEDFNIRIKVERIRNVFPNKSIQTCLDALLEKKGNYEDAVDYMGKLEDSAPNIITSEDELSLDHKRAPAAVPAKQQIKARTRIQDKWAAGQRMGQKPNNAEPAQSRRRLIRGTRSRQISPISSPIRPTNAGVTKKPGRLIRGRRNRSPSQSESSALSLVESDSSDSAPEESEDDGSLQDKVLKFFNTCSADDLADIAELTPDLTTHFMSKRPFTSLDQVRKISVEEAQPKVTKSRKPKKPLGDKVVDKCIDMWTGYEAVDALVKQCEALGKPIADEMKKWGVDIFGAKTAGELELVSLDKPRSSHDSGVGTPSSQSSESGEKKFIGQPSIMSENIKMKDYQIVGINWLSLLFEQKLSCILADDMGLGKTCQVIAFLAHLFEKGVNGPHLVVVPSSTLENWLREFSVFCPKLNVMPYYAGLKERAFIRDEIETNRDNINVVITTYTIAKAKVDAGFLASMDFCACVYDEGHMLKSSKSQLYNKLIRIPAQFRLLLTGTPLQNNLQELASLLGFILPHVFKERKDDLEYIFSAKAKTIDTHSALLSAQRIARAKSMLTPFVLRRKKHQVIDLPPKITRVEYCTMNDAQQEIYQNETETVRRIIAERAAGKKVGNKSTNILMKLRQAAIHPLFYRRHYDDKTLSRISKACLKDPKWAMSDPDAIYEELIPYNDFECHTLCANNSDSLGKFALKNDEWMNSGKVEKLCELLKQYTENGDRILIFSQFTMVVDILEQVLETLEIRFFRLDGTTSVEDRQSILDAFYEQVDVPVFMLSTKAGGAGINLACANKVIIFDSSFNPQDDIQAENRAHRVGQTREVEVVRLVTKGTIEEQIYALGQTKLVLDQRVAGEEEGGKKGEEAGMKVVEEMVIAKLEGEKKENRDGEGKGELNADEAEKIHAAEAA
- the VMA21 gene encoding vacuolar ATPase assembly integral membrane protein vma21 (EggNog:ENOG410PS81~COG:U~TransMembrane:2 (i46-67o79-98i)~BUSCO:17131at33183), translated to MATRRNPTKESITTSPPPDQQPRQPGELEHREAIQLRDLPGYPQQVLWKLIIYSVAVLVLPLSAYFYSVNYVFDGNTTYAGATAAITANLILFSYIVVAMREDKGDQEQLREQQQLRGNKEETKKMK
- a CDS encoding uncharacterized protein (EggNog:ENOG410PQFF~COG:S); this encodes MAAPPDRATRHNRMMSFTSNKSEKSSKTHKSRDSKPKVTLIESHREKEANRIHTHADPTRAISEAQPSAIALEKSNLESLRGIQHKDRFGNVITDPDLSNPTRHRFERPLDTIRAFEAAIDGTYNSRRLSYARDDSVNGQSRPTSYFGDPRGNLTLPTRGYSDQNNHYNTRGFQSRRDSYVDAYGDSGHNQYNSYHDAQPRRPRHAGRPHNDQWGPPQNGYVQQQGQYQSYDSGSASGSGNHSMDHLAQSTDPSSLSSSRDGLQQQPYQQQPSQPPQLQHLQQQLQQQQQQKKIEAQIGEAYGFTGFGTDPQLNNSQPPFQSLSNGSSSANHTNGVTQRDGYASEALAPAPPPKQTTQVTVEPARKDSFMQKAKISTEKRKSWFKRLSKG